Proteins from a genomic interval of Micromonospora sp. NBC_00389:
- a CDS encoding zinc-dependent metalloprotease: MPDIPFGFALPGGQPPDPNDPAQMQQFMSQLQHLLSAPGSGPVNWDLARQVAASQLAAAGDPAVSPYERNAVEEALRLADLWLEPASAWPSGIQSPVAWNRNEWIFKTLDVWRKLCDPVASRMVGAMGDLVPPEARAQLGPMQSMVATLGGALFGGQLGQALGSLAAEVLSAGDIGLPLGPAGTAALIPANIRAYGEGLELPEDEVRLYVALREAAHQRLFQHVPWLRGHVLSAVEMYAAGIRVNREAIEEAMGRVDPTDPESMQAIALEGIFTPEDSPAQKASLARLETALALVEGWVCHVVDSAASDRLPNVVRLGEAFRRRRAAGGPAEQTFAALVGLELRPRRLREAAALWAALTEHRGIAGRDAVWGHPDLLPSDDDFADPVAFAMNDMDLSELDNFDFTAPGGVEEKAPGQPDDTDTDTDGDTDGDAKP, from the coding sequence ATTCCGTTCGGTTTCGCGCTCCCGGGTGGGCAACCACCAGACCCCAACGATCCCGCGCAGATGCAGCAGTTCATGTCGCAGTTGCAGCACCTGCTCTCCGCGCCGGGCAGCGGGCCGGTCAACTGGGACCTGGCCCGGCAGGTGGCGGCCAGCCAGCTGGCGGCTGCCGGCGACCCGGCGGTGTCGCCGTACGAGCGCAACGCGGTCGAGGAGGCCCTGCGCCTCGCTGACCTGTGGCTCGAACCCGCCTCGGCGTGGCCCTCCGGCATCCAGTCCCCGGTGGCGTGGAACCGGAACGAGTGGATCTTCAAGACGCTCGACGTCTGGCGCAAGCTCTGCGACCCGGTGGCCAGCCGGATGGTCGGCGCGATGGGCGACCTGGTGCCGCCGGAGGCCCGCGCCCAGCTCGGCCCAATGCAGTCGATGGTGGCCACCCTCGGTGGCGCGCTCTTCGGCGGCCAGTTGGGTCAGGCGCTCGGCTCGCTCGCCGCGGAGGTGCTCTCCGCCGGTGACATCGGGCTACCGCTCGGCCCGGCGGGCACGGCCGCGCTGATCCCGGCCAACATCCGGGCGTACGGCGAGGGCCTGGAGCTTCCCGAGGACGAGGTACGCCTCTACGTGGCGCTGCGCGAGGCCGCCCACCAGCGGCTGTTCCAGCACGTCCCGTGGTTGCGCGGGCACGTGCTCAGCGCGGTCGAGATGTACGCCGCGGGCATCCGGGTCAACCGGGAGGCGATCGAGGAGGCGATGGGCCGGGTCGACCCGACCGACCCGGAGTCGATGCAGGCGATCGCCCTGGAGGGCATCTTCACGCCGGAGGACAGCCCGGCCCAGAAGGCCTCGCTGGCCCGGCTGGAGACCGCGCTGGCCCTGGTCGAGGGCTGGGTGTGCCACGTGGTGGACAGCGCCGCCAGCGACCGACTGCCCAACGTCGTCCGACTGGGTGAGGCGTTCCGCCGTCGCCGGGCCGCCGGCGGTCCCGCCGAGCAGACCTTCGCCGCGCTGGTCGGCCTGGAGCTGCGCCCGCGCCGGCTGCGCGAGGCGGCGGCGCTCTGGGCCGCGCTCACCGAGCACCGCGGCATCGCCGGTCGGGACGCCGTGTGGGGCCACCCGGACCTGCTCCCGTCGGACGACGACTTCGCCGACCCGGTCGCGTTCGCGATGAACGACATGGACCTGAGCGAGTTGGACAACTTCGACTTCACCGCGCCCGGCGGGGTGGAGGAGAAGGCCCCGGGCCAGCCTGACGACACCGACACCGACACCGACGGCGACACCGACGGCGACGCCAAGCCCTGA
- a CDS encoding M48 metallopeptidase family protein, protein MAGTRKPVVEVRRSQRRRRTVSAYRDGERVVVLIPDQFSRAEESEWVDRMLARLAAREGRLARSDDELLARATRLIDLYLVGYGAKAVPASVRWVTNQNGRWGSCTPADRSIRISHRVQDMPEWVIDYVLLHELAHLIVPSHNARFWALVGRYPKAERARGYLEGVAAASCAPLPT, encoded by the coding sequence ATGGCGGGGACGCGCAAGCCGGTCGTCGAGGTGCGGCGCAGCCAGCGCCGACGACGTACGGTGTCTGCGTACCGTGACGGTGAGCGGGTCGTCGTCCTCATCCCGGACCAGTTCTCCCGGGCCGAGGAGAGCGAGTGGGTCGACCGGATGCTGGCCCGGCTCGCGGCCAGGGAGGGTCGGCTGGCCCGCTCCGACGACGAATTGTTGGCCCGGGCCACCCGGCTGATCGATCTCTACCTCGTCGGGTACGGCGCGAAGGCGGTGCCGGCGAGCGTCCGGTGGGTCACCAACCAGAACGGCCGGTGGGGCTCCTGCACCCCCGCCGACCGCAGCATCCGGATCTCCCATCGGGTGCAGGACATGCCCGAGTGGGTCATCGACTACGTGCTGCTGCACGAGCTTGCCCATCTCATCGTGCCCAGCCACAACGCCCGGTTCTGGGCGCTGGTCGGCCGCTACCCCAAGGCGGAACGAGCCCGCGGCTACCTCGAAGGCGTCGCCGCCGCCTCCTGCGCCCCGCTCCCCACCTGA
- a CDS encoding DUF5679 domain-containing protein, whose amino-acid sequence MADQAQTTYNGYCVKCKEKRDFEGHVEVSKTGMNMAKGKCPVCGTTVNRILGKAKV is encoded by the coding sequence GTGGCCGACCAGGCCCAGACGACCTACAACGGTTACTGCGTGAAGTGCAAGGAGAAGCGGGACTTCGAGGGGCACGTCGAGGTCTCGAAGACCGGGATGAACATGGCCAAGGGCAAGTGTCCGGTTTGCGGCACAACAGTGAACCGCATCCTCGGCAAGGCCAAGGTCTGA
- a CDS encoding TOMM precursor leader peptide-binding protein — MSRTALPRPTLLPGLSRLWRDRHTLQLGVGPGPAVLLELANPRAARLLDLLDGTRSERAVLAHPAATQVSTDEAYSLLDALRAAGLLVPAHNLLPRDLAGPVRARLAAEAAALALAAARLPGTPAQVLRQRLAARVLLTGAGALGGSLAVALAQSGIGQVIPHLTGPVRPVDLVGTGIPASELGQPLAPAVRAAVNRVAPGTGTHPGRPTRFDLVIQLGTDRPPALLAAGLAQRRQPHLLVTVREGVPVIGPLVRPPAGPCLHCVELHRADRDPAWPRLAAQLAAAEPMAAGAAGTLLAATGYALAEALAQLDGGSPETLGGAMEIIGAGRFRRRGWPPHPACGCSRSGRGHQPSRRAATEPSGR, encoded by the coding sequence ATGAGCCGTACTGCGCTGCCCCGCCCCACGCTGCTGCCCGGCCTCAGCCGGCTCTGGCGGGACCGGCACACCCTCCAGCTCGGCGTCGGCCCGGGGCCCGCCGTCCTGCTGGAGCTGGCGAACCCGCGCGCCGCCCGCCTGCTCGACCTGCTGGACGGCACCCGCAGCGAACGCGCCGTGCTGGCGCACCCAGCCGCCACCCAGGTCTCCACCGACGAGGCGTACAGCCTGCTCGACGCCCTGCGCGCGGCGGGCCTGCTGGTGCCCGCACACAATCTGCTCCCCCGCGACCTGGCCGGCCCGGTCCGGGCCCGGCTCGCCGCGGAGGCCGCTGCGCTGGCCCTGGCCGCGGCCCGGCTGCCCGGCACCCCCGCGCAGGTCCTCCGCCAGCGGCTGGCCGCCCGGGTGCTGCTCACCGGCGCCGGGGCGCTCGGTGGCTCGCTGGCGGTGGCGCTGGCGCAGTCCGGCATCGGGCAGGTGATCCCGCATCTCACCGGCCCGGTACGCCCCGTCGACCTGGTCGGCACCGGCATCCCCGCCAGCGAGCTGGGCCAGCCGTTGGCACCGGCGGTACGGGCCGCGGTCAACCGCGTCGCGCCGGGGACCGGCACCCACCCGGGCCGGCCGACCCGCTTCGACCTGGTGATCCAGCTCGGCACGGACCGTCCGCCCGCGCTGCTCGCCGCCGGTCTCGCCCAGCGCCGCCAGCCGCACCTGCTGGTCACCGTGCGCGAGGGCGTACCGGTCATCGGGCCGCTGGTCCGCCCGCCCGCCGGGCCCTGCCTGCACTGCGTCGAGCTGCACCGGGCCGACCGCGACCCGGCCTGGCCACGGCTCGCCGCCCAACTCGCTGCCGCCGAGCCGATGGCGGCCGGCGCGGCCGGCACGCTCCTCGCGGCCACCGGGTACGCGCTGGCCGAAGCGCTGGCGCAGCTCGACGGCGGCAGTCCGGAGACGCTCGGCGGTGCCATGGAGATCATCGGCGCCGGCCGCTTCCGCCGCCGGGGCTGGCCGCCACATCCCGCGTGCGGGTGCTCGCGGAGCGGGCGTGGGCACCAGCCCAGCCGCAGAGCAGCAACGGAGCCCTCCGGTCGGTAA
- a CDS encoding ABC1 kinase family protein — protein MTDIPRRAVSRTAKLAALPLGFAGRTVLGMGKRVTGLASDVISAEIQQRTAEQLFSVLGQLKGGAMKFGQALSVFEAALPEEIAAPYRQALTKLQEAAPPLPVASVHKVLTEQLGPDWRDRFVEFNDTPAAAASIGQVHRARWREPGYGPAGEPNSRDVAVKIQYPGAGDALLADLKQLSRLGGMFRAIQPGLDVKPLLAELRERITEELDYELEAESQRTFAAAYADDPEIYIPAVVSTSPRVLVTEWVTGTPLADIIREGTEERRDEAGRLMATLHLSAPQRAGLLHADPHPGNFRLLPDGRLGVIDFGAVARMPEGTPEPIGRIAALALRSDADGVVAGLRSEGFISPTAEIDAEGVLDFLRPMLEPIAADGFRFTRAWLRAEAARLASPRSPTYQLSRQLNLPPSYLLIHRVTLGSIGVLCQLEAKAPYRSILERWLPGFAPVA, from the coding sequence GTGACCGACATCCCGCGCCGGGCCGTGTCCCGGACCGCCAAGCTCGCCGCTCTGCCGCTCGGCTTCGCCGGTCGGACCGTCCTCGGCATGGGTAAGCGCGTCACCGGGCTCGCCTCCGACGTGATCTCCGCGGAGATCCAGCAGCGCACCGCCGAGCAGCTGTTCAGCGTGTTGGGCCAGCTCAAGGGCGGCGCGATGAAGTTCGGCCAGGCGCTGTCGGTCTTCGAGGCGGCCCTGCCGGAGGAGATCGCCGCCCCCTACCGCCAGGCCCTGACCAAGCTCCAGGAGGCCGCACCGCCACTCCCCGTCGCCAGCGTGCACAAGGTGCTGACCGAGCAGCTCGGCCCGGACTGGCGGGACCGGTTCGTCGAGTTCAACGACACCCCGGCCGCAGCGGCCAGCATCGGGCAGGTGCACCGGGCGCGGTGGCGCGAGCCGGGGTACGGCCCGGCGGGCGAACCGAACAGCCGCGACGTGGCAGTCAAGATCCAGTACCCGGGCGCCGGTGACGCGCTGCTCGCCGACCTCAAGCAGCTCTCCCGGCTGGGCGGGATGTTCCGGGCCATCCAGCCCGGCCTGGACGTCAAGCCGCTCCTGGCTGAGCTGCGCGAGCGGATCACCGAGGAGCTGGACTACGAGCTGGAGGCCGAGTCGCAGCGCACCTTCGCCGCCGCGTACGCCGACGACCCGGAGATCTACATCCCGGCGGTGGTCTCCACGTCGCCCCGGGTGCTGGTCACCGAGTGGGTGACGGGCACACCGCTGGCCGACATCATCCGGGAAGGCACCGAGGAGCGGCGGGACGAGGCTGGCCGGCTGATGGCCACCCTGCACCTCTCCGCGCCGCAGCGGGCCGGCCTTCTGCACGCCGACCCGCACCCGGGCAACTTCCGGCTGCTGCCCGACGGCCGGCTCGGGGTGATCGACTTCGGTGCGGTGGCTCGGATGCCCGAGGGCACACCGGAGCCGATCGGTCGCATCGCCGCGCTGGCCCTGCGCAGCGACGCCGACGGGGTCGTGGCCGGGCTGCGGTCAGAGGGGTTCATCAGCCCCACGGCGGAGATCGACGCCGAGGGGGTGCTCGACTTCCTCCGGCCGATGCTGGAGCCCATCGCCGCCGACGGGTTCCGCTTCACCCGGGCGTGGCTGCGGGCCGAGGCGGCCCGACTGGCAAGCCCCCGCTCCCCCACCTACCAGCTGAGCCGGCAGCTCAACCTGCCGCCGTCGTACCTGCTCATCCACCGGGTGACGCTCGGGTCGATCGGGGTGCTCTGCCAGTTGGAGGCGAAGGCCCCGTACCGGAGCATCCTGGAGCGCTGGCTGCCGGGCTTCGCCCCCGTCGCCTGA
- a CDS encoding WhiB family transcriptional regulator: MSLALAPLDVSVEMEANLPCRKFDPDLWFSDSPAELELAKSLCGDCPLRVECLAGAVERAEPWGVWGGEIFERGAVVPRKRPRGRPRKEDVARDAELRVEAEARLAASGLSEVRGAVRLAA; this comes from the coding sequence ATGAGTCTGGCGTTGGCCCCCCTCGACGTGAGCGTCGAGATGGAGGCGAACCTGCCCTGCCGGAAGTTCGACCCCGACCTGTGGTTCTCCGACTCGCCTGCCGAGCTCGAGCTGGCCAAGTCGCTCTGCGGGGACTGCCCGTTGCGCGTCGAGTGCCTGGCCGGAGCGGTGGAGCGAGCGGAGCCGTGGGGCGTCTGGGGCGGCGAGATCTTCGAGCGTGGCGCGGTCGTCCCGCGCAAGCGGCCCCGTGGCCGTCCGCGCAAGGAGGACGTCGCCCGTGACGCCGAGCTCCGGGTCGAGGCCGAGGCGCGCCTGGCGGCCAGTGGGCTGTCCGAGGTGCGTGGCGCGGTCCGGCTGGCAGCCTGA
- a CDS encoding ATP-dependent DNA helicase UvrD2, with amino-acid sequence MVVHSASERVLAGLDPEQRSAVTAPAGPVCILAGAGTGKTRAITSRIAHRALSGEISPRHVLAVTFTARAAAELRSRLTVLGVGGVQARTFHAAALRQVRYFAPRLLAGRAMPELLDSKVRLVTLAAARVGLRTDRAAARDLAGEIEWAKSSLVEPGEYVVAAARALRDTPHEPTKVADVFTAYEQLKRSNGVIDFEDMLRAAVWGIEEHRDVGEQVRSQYRHFVVDEYQDVNPLQQRLLDAWLGGRDDLTVVGDASQTIYSFTGATSRYLVDFPRRHRGATVVRLVRDYRSTPQVVGLANAVISQARGTEARLRLELSGQRPAGPEPDLRIFTDEPAEATAVATRCRTLIDSGTPAKEIAVLFRTNAQSEAYEKALTEAEVPYVVQGAERFFERTEVRQAMVALRAATRSIPGETPLPTAVVEALTAVGWAPDAPPAGGAARERWEALAALVQLAEEYAATPEVLPIGEAASVERAVTLTDFTEELARRATQQHVPTVDGVTLASLHSAKGLEWDAVFLVGLAEGTLPTTYAKTVEQVEEERRLLYVGITRARQWLWLSYAAARSPGGRARRPSRFLPQLDRSGGTERAVASTGPARRPERRRTQIVSCRICGATLLAGPDRKLGRCPTCPSDIDDELHERLREWRQRVAGAQKVPAYVIFTDATLTALAERKPGRPEELIAIAGIGPRKLGLYGESVLALVGGAGVDDVCPEKTFEISS; translated from the coding sequence GTGGTGGTTCACTCAGCGTCGGAACGCGTGCTCGCCGGGCTGGACCCTGAGCAACGCTCCGCGGTGACCGCGCCCGCCGGGCCGGTCTGCATCCTGGCCGGCGCCGGCACCGGTAAGACCCGCGCGATCACCTCCCGGATCGCCCACCGGGCGCTCTCCGGCGAGATCTCCCCCCGGCACGTGCTCGCGGTCACCTTCACCGCCCGGGCCGCCGCCGAGCTGCGGAGTCGTCTCACGGTGCTCGGGGTGGGCGGTGTCCAGGCGCGCACGTTCCACGCCGCCGCACTGCGCCAGGTGCGCTACTTCGCCCCCCGGCTGCTGGCCGGCCGGGCCATGCCCGAGCTACTGGACAGCAAGGTGCGCCTGGTCACCCTCGCCGCCGCCCGGGTCGGCCTGCGTACCGACCGGGCCGCCGCACGGGACCTGGCCGGCGAGATCGAGTGGGCCAAGTCGTCGCTGGTCGAGCCGGGGGAATACGTGGTGGCGGCGGCCCGGGCGTTGCGCGACACCCCGCATGAGCCGACGAAGGTGGCCGACGTGTTCACCGCGTACGAGCAGCTCAAGCGGTCCAACGGGGTGATCGACTTCGAGGACATGCTGCGCGCCGCCGTGTGGGGCATCGAGGAGCACCGGGACGTCGGCGAGCAGGTCCGCAGCCAGTACCGGCACTTCGTGGTCGACGAGTACCAGGACGTCAACCCGCTCCAGCAGCGGTTGCTGGACGCCTGGCTGGGCGGCCGGGACGACCTGACCGTGGTCGGCGACGCCAGCCAGACGATCTACTCGTTCACCGGGGCGACCTCCCGATACCTGGTCGACTTCCCGCGCCGGCACCGGGGAGCCACCGTGGTCCGGCTGGTCCGCGACTACCGCTCCACCCCGCAGGTGGTCGGCCTGGCCAACGCGGTGATCTCCCAGGCCCGGGGCACCGAGGCACGGCTGCGCCTGGAGTTGAGCGGGCAGCGCCCGGCCGGTCCCGAGCCGGACCTGCGGATCTTCACCGACGAGCCGGCCGAGGCGACCGCGGTGGCCACCCGCTGCCGGACGTTGATCGACTCGGGCACGCCGGCGAAGGAGATCGCCGTGCTGTTCCGGACCAACGCGCAGTCCGAGGCGTACGAGAAGGCGCTCACCGAGGCCGAGGTGCCGTACGTGGTGCAGGGCGCGGAGCGGTTCTTCGAACGGACCGAGGTACGCCAGGCGATGGTCGCGCTGCGCGCCGCCACCCGGTCGATCCCGGGGGAGACCCCGCTCCCGACCGCCGTCGTCGAGGCGCTCACCGCGGTCGGCTGGGCCCCGGACGCACCCCCGGCCGGCGGCGCCGCCCGCGAGCGGTGGGAGGCGCTGGCCGCGCTGGTCCAGCTGGCCGAGGAGTACGCAGCCACCCCCGAGGTGCTGCCGATCGGCGAGGCGGCCTCGGTGGAGCGCGCGGTCACCCTGACCGACTTCACCGAGGAGCTGGCCCGCCGGGCCACCCAGCAGCACGTGCCGACGGTGGACGGGGTGACGCTGGCTTCGCTGCACTCGGCCAAGGGGTTGGAGTGGGACGCGGTCTTCCTGGTCGGCCTCGCCGAGGGCACCCTGCCCACCACGTACGCCAAGACCGTCGAGCAGGTCGAGGAGGAGCGTCGGCTGCTCTACGTCGGGATCACCCGCGCCCGGCAGTGGCTCTGGTTGTCGTACGCCGCCGCACGCTCGCCGGGCGGACGGGCCCGGCGGCCGTCGCGGTTCCTCCCCCAACTGGACCGCTCCGGTGGGACCGAGCGGGCCGTCGCCAGCACCGGTCCGGCCCGCCGCCCCGAGCGGCGCCGCACCCAGATCGTCTCCTGCCGGATCTGTGGCGCGACCCTGCTCGCCGGCCCGGATCGGAAGCTGGGCCGCTGCCCCACCTGCCCGTCCGATATCGACGATGAGCTGCACGAACGGCTGCGCGAGTGGCGTCAGCGGGTGGCCGGGGCGCAGAAGGTGCCGGCGTACGTGATCTTCACGGACGCCACGCTGACCGCGCTGGCCGAGCGGAAGCCCGGCCGGCCGGAGGAGTTGATCGCCATCGCTGGTATCGGCCCCCGCAAGTTGGGCCTCTATGGGGAGTCGGTGCTGGCGCTGGTGGGGGGCGCGGGGGTGGACGATGTCTGCCCGGAGAAAACTTTCGAAATCTCGTCGTAA
- a CDS encoding mycoredoxin has translation MLTMYSTPWCGYCHRLKSQLDREGIGYEVVDIEQDPKAADFVMSVNGGNQTVPTLRFADGSALTNPSINQVKQHLAALTA, from the coding sequence ATGCTGACGATGTATTCCACCCCCTGGTGCGGCTACTGCCACCGGCTGAAGTCGCAGCTCGACCGGGAAGGCATCGGGTACGAGGTGGTCGACATCGAGCAGGACCCGAAGGCCGCGGACTTCGTGATGAGCGTCAACGGCGGCAACCAGACGGTGCCGACGCTGCGCTTCGCCGACGGCAGCGCCCTGACCAACCCCTCGATCAACCAGGTCAAGCAGCACCTGGCGGCCCTCACCGCCTGA
- a CDS encoding MFS transporter, protein MRTVLRRPDFRLLFGGLLASMTAESILLLALAIWVKDLTGSDGLAGATIFAVIAPMTLAPLVGWFVDRYPRRPFFVAANLVTAALLTPLFIVRDAGDVWLVYLVAALYGLSHITLSAALSGLIRQLVPVELLAEANGVLQTVRQGLRLIGPLAGAALYAAIGGWALAGIGMVGFLTAAAVVTALPTPHPAPPTVRLRWPAELGAGLRHLAGEPALRRALLGYGLGSLVMGFSESLIFAYVDQGLNRDAAFVGVLVTVQGVGGLLGGLCSPALIRRLGEVGTLATGVALFGPAALALAYPDLRLGFAAVLLAGVSLPLTMVGLHTLIQRRTPPGLVGRVAAATEAVISGPQAFSIGAGALLVGFLDYRALFALIGVATMAAGGYLWRGRHLSAPPGARPPTPPSRPTLPAPQRPAEDAERQVAGTRPPGR, encoded by the coding sequence ATGCGCACCGTCCTGCGCCGACCCGACTTCCGCCTGCTCTTTGGCGGCCTGCTGGCCAGCATGACCGCCGAGTCGATCCTGCTGCTCGCACTGGCCATCTGGGTCAAGGACCTGACCGGCTCCGACGGGCTCGCCGGCGCAACGATCTTCGCCGTCATCGCACCGATGACGCTGGCGCCGCTGGTCGGCTGGTTCGTCGACCGCTACCCGCGCCGGCCCTTCTTCGTGGCCGCGAACCTGGTCACCGCGGCGCTGCTCACCCCGTTGTTCATCGTCCGGGACGCGGGCGACGTCTGGCTCGTCTACCTGGTGGCGGCCCTGTACGGCCTGTCCCACATCACGCTCAGCGCGGCACTCAGCGGGCTGATCCGGCAGTTGGTCCCGGTGGAGTTGCTGGCCGAGGCGAACGGCGTGCTGCAGACCGTACGACAGGGGCTGCGGCTGATCGGCCCGCTGGCCGGCGCGGCGCTCTACGCGGCGATCGGCGGATGGGCGCTGGCCGGAATCGGCATGGTCGGCTTCCTGACCGCAGCGGCGGTGGTGACCGCGCTGCCCACCCCGCACCCGGCGCCGCCGACCGTGCGGCTGCGCTGGCCGGCCGAACTGGGTGCCGGGCTGCGACACCTGGCCGGTGAGCCGGCCCTGCGCCGGGCACTGCTCGGCTACGGACTCGGGTCGCTCGTGATGGGCTTCAGCGAGTCGCTCATCTTCGCCTACGTCGACCAGGGGCTGAACCGGGACGCCGCGTTCGTGGGCGTGCTGGTCACCGTGCAGGGCGTGGGTGGGCTGCTCGGTGGGCTCTGCTCGCCGGCGCTGATTCGCCGGCTCGGCGAGGTCGGCACGTTGGCCACCGGCGTTGCCCTGTTCGGGCCGGCCGCGCTCGCGCTCGCGTACCCCGATCTCCGGCTCGGGTTCGCGGCGGTGCTGCTGGCCGGCGTCTCGCTCCCGCTGACCATGGTGGGCCTGCACACGCTGATTCAGCGACGTACCCCGCCGGGGCTGGTCGGCCGGGTGGCCGCGGCCACCGAGGCGGTGATCAGCGGGCCGCAGGCGTTCTCCATCGGCGCGGGCGCCCTGCTGGTCGGGTTCCTGGACTACCGGGCGCTGTTCGCGCTGATCGGGGTGGCCACCATGGCCGCTGGCGGCTACCTCTGGCGGGGCCGGCACCTGAGCGCGCCGCCCGGTGCCCGCCCGCCGACGCCGCCGAGCCGTCCGACGCTTCCGGCACCCCAGCGCCCGGCCGAGGACGCCGAGCGGCAGGTGGCCGGCACCCGACCGCCGGGGCGGTGA
- a CDS encoding helix-turn-helix domain-containing protein, which translates to MPPAAPSPILRRRRLGVELRRLREAAGLTGDQVIERIGWASASKLSRLENGRSRPDPQDVGDLLDLYGADEALHEELLGITGEAGDMRGWLKNFPVMTQQQRSWAELEAGCAEISEYNPVLVPGLLQTPGYAQVRIVSARQVGEGAGEPTPGEEPETEVQARLARQSLLTREPDAPRYTAVLEEAALGRRAGPPEVLHEQLLQLCELALLPNVTLHVLLRDTQIGNWYLPPTAFSLYRFADPLDPETLAIEGGFTDVMSTEAIALNRYKVVFEWLCTAALNASDTLSWLIEATGRLTEAAPPSTVAFGPATAPTQRRRASGRLTER; encoded by the coding sequence GTGCCTCCTGCCGCACCCAGCCCGATCCTGCGTCGTCGCCGGTTGGGCGTAGAGCTGCGCCGCCTGCGCGAGGCCGCGGGCCTCACCGGCGATCAGGTCATCGAGCGGATCGGCTGGGCCTCCGCGTCCAAACTGTCCCGTCTGGAAAACGGCCGCAGCCGACCGGACCCACAGGATGTCGGCGACCTGCTCGACCTCTACGGCGCCGACGAGGCACTGCACGAGGAGCTGCTCGGGATCACCGGCGAGGCCGGTGACATGCGGGGCTGGTTGAAGAACTTCCCGGTGATGACGCAGCAGCAGCGCAGCTGGGCCGAGTTGGAGGCGGGCTGCGCCGAGATCTCCGAGTACAACCCGGTGCTGGTGCCGGGTCTACTTCAGACCCCCGGGTACGCCCAGGTCCGGATCGTCTCGGCCCGTCAGGTGGGTGAGGGCGCCGGCGAGCCAACCCCTGGCGAGGAGCCGGAGACCGAGGTGCAGGCGCGGCTGGCCCGCCAGTCGCTGCTGACCCGGGAGCCCGACGCGCCGCGCTACACGGCGGTGTTGGAGGAGGCGGCCCTCGGCCGCCGGGCCGGGCCGCCCGAGGTGCTGCACGAGCAACTACTTCAGCTCTGCGAGCTGGCCCTGCTACCCAACGTGACGCTGCACGTGTTGCTTCGTGACACTCAGATCGGTAATTGGTACCTTCCGCCGACCGCGTTCTCCCTCTACCGGTTCGCCGATCCGCTCGATCCGGAGACGCTGGCCATCGAAGGGGGGTTCACCGACGTCATGTCGACCGAGGCAATCGCACTAAATCGCTATAAAGTAGTGTTCGAGTGGCTATGCACGGCGGCACTGAACGCCTCGGACACCCTCTCCTGGCTGATCGAGGCGACGGGACGGCTGACCGAGGCGGCGCCCCCATCCACAGTGGCGTTCGGGCCGGCAACGGCGCCGACCCAACGCCGCCGGGCTTCGGGGCGGCTGACGGAACGGTGA
- a CDS encoding DUF397 domain-containing protein, giving the protein MNDIRNTPSVPAFDLADAPWRTSTRSQTSNCVEVAPLGTGPSAVALRDSKDRGGPVLLFNRAGWLGFISGAKKGQFDLN; this is encoded by the coding sequence ATGAACGACATCCGCAACACACCGTCCGTTCCCGCCTTCGACCTGGCGGATGCCCCGTGGCGTACCAGCACCCGTAGCCAGACCTCCAACTGTGTGGAGGTCGCCCCGCTGGGCACCGGCCCGTCGGCTGTCGCGCTGCGCGACAGCAAGGACCGGGGCGGCCCGGTGCTGCTGTTCAACCGGGCGGGATGGCTCGGCTTCATCTCCGGAGCGAAGAAGGGCCAGTTCGATCTGAACTGA